In Helianthus annuus cultivar XRQ/B chromosome 8, HanXRQr2.0-SUNRISE, whole genome shotgun sequence, a single genomic region encodes these proteins:
- the LOC110870260 gene encoding uncharacterized protein LOC110870260 produces the protein MVFVKSSTCPIVGNNQTGSSFWKAITERFNGIMEQGPMRELDSVSGKWRKMSKAINTFSGYYNQIYTNPPSGSNDEDILNLALAKWDSKNSTPFQHLRAWNILKTENKWKPVPNEVATAKWSKTSESGSYSAGGSTARCQIDINDDLEYDEDVLPVHESERPWKGQIKKRGGRKAKRGRLEPNIFQGGFENGRVDIRISFVQRARGRKI, from the exons ATGGTGTTTGTTAAGTCCTCAACTTGCCCGATTGTCG ggAACAACCAAACGGGTAGTAGTTTTTGGAAGGCGATAACGGAAAGATTTAACGGGATTATGGAACAAGGCCCGATGCGTGAACTCGATTCCGTCTCGGGCAAGTGGCGTAAAATGAGCAAGGCCATCAACACCTTTAGCGGGTATTATAACCAAATTTACACTAATCCTCCTAGTGGAAGTAACGACGAGGACATTCTTAACCTTGCTTTGGCTAAATGGGATTCTAAAAATTCAACGCCTTTCCAACACCTCCGAGCATGGAACATTTTAAAGACAGAAAACAAATGGAAGCCGGTTCCAAATGAGGTCGCAACCGCCAAATGGAGTAAAACTTCCGAGTCCGGAAGTTATAGTGCGGGAGGCTCCACCGCTCGTTGTCAAATCGACATAAACGACGACCTGGAATATGACGAGGATGTGTTGCCCGTTCACGAGTCGGAACGTCCCTGGAAGGGACAAATCAAAAAAAGAGGCGGCCGAAAAGCGAAAAGGGGGCGGCTCGAGCCAAACATCTTCCAGGGCGGGTTCGAAAATGGACGAGTTGATATCCGAATTTCGTTCGTTCAAAGAGCTCGCGGccgaaaaatatag